From the genome of Halococcus salifodinae DSM 8989, one region includes:
- a CDS encoding class I SAM-dependent methyltransferase — translation MDNYREYVEENRAHWDELAEHHPDTDSYDVESFLQGESSLRRLEREELDATGRRLLHLQCHFGLDTLSWVRNEGVAHATGVDFAPTAIETARDLRDQIDLSPDQTRFIESDIYELPENLDDTFEIVFTSYGTIYWLPDLTRWAEVIATHLESGGTFYIADGHPLAEPFHHESTAENLQAAYPYFNTDPTTEEFDGSYAGWDFGLENKRSHGFSHPLGEIVTALADTGLRIEFIHEHPWSFFQRFDVMESDEDNRWWLPDLEYDLPFTFSLKAQKPA, via the coding sequence ATGGACAATTACCGCGAATACGTCGAAGAGAATCGTGCTCACTGGGACGAACTCGCCGAACATCATCCTGATACCGATTCCTACGATGTTGAGTCGTTCCTTCAGGGCGAGTCCAGCTTGCGACGGCTTGAGCGCGAGGAATTAGACGCCACTGGCAGACGGCTGTTACACTTACAGTGTCACTTCGGATTAGATACTCTCTCATGGGTCCGAAATGAGGGGGTAGCTCATGCAACGGGCGTCGATTTCGCCCCGACTGCTATTGAGACTGCACGGGATTTACGCGACCAAATCGACCTCTCTCCGGACCAAACCCGGTTCATCGAGAGCGATATCTACGAGCTACCCGAGAACTTAGATGACACCTTTGAGATCGTGTTCACTTCCTACGGAACGATCTACTGGCTTCCCGATCTGACCCGATGGGCGGAAGTAATCGCTACTCATCTTGAGTCTGGCGGGACATTTTACATCGCTGATGGGCATCCGCTCGCTGAGCCATTCCACCATGAGAGTACCGCAGAGAACCTACAAGCTGCGTATCCCTACTTCAACACAGACCCGACGACCGAGGAGTTCGATGGAAGCTACGCTGGATGGGACTTCGGATTAGAGAATAAACGGTCTCATGGGTTTTCTCACCCGCTCGGTGAGATTGTCACCGCTCTAGCCGATACCGGCTTGCGGATTGAGTTCATACACGAGCATCCGTGGTCGTTCTTCCAGCGGTTCGATGTCATGGAATCGGACGAGGACAACCGATGGTGGCTCCCCGATCTGGAATACGACCTTCCGTTTACGTTTTCTCTAAAAGCGCAGAAACCCGCGTGA